Proteins encoded by one window of Streptacidiphilus sp. PB12-B1b:
- a CDS encoding serine/threonine-protein kinase: MVRLRREDPRVVGPYRLQRRLGTGGMGVVYLGSDRRGQKVALKLIRAELAEDQEFRTRFAREVAAAARIRGGCIARLVASDIDAERPWLATSYVPGPSLYKRVGDEGPLPWSEVAAIGAALADGLVHVHQAGVVHRDLKPSNILLSPKGPRIIDFGIAWSTGASTLTHVGTAVGSPGFLAPEQVRGIAVTGATDVFALGTTLAYAATGDSPFGSGSSEVMLYRVVHEEPDLGEVPGALTPILRACLAKEAVDRPTTIQLRDRLRELTARGAAIGRSQLPQPLARQSRPAQADQPQAARGPAARPPGRRPVMPPTLREPAPPMPTSTSAPTVVVRSPGQGHGSPAGSGQTAHGPSGHERTGHGPSGHERSGHGSSGHGSSGHGQAHGQGAAESAARPQVPRPAAREAATPVAARRTPPPGRQGRSPSRRLLRQRFFVFITVTLIVAVVIAVAQGCQGRSSRGSGPAAPAPSVRVSGAPGSSPGPQGTRSAGAVPGTDEVSSGPDGSPGAQPPAQGAASLVGADTAQTLTAAGSVPAVDWADRRFPDPSDGSMILLQDGRSLDGGSPVALTAVLPAQFRGAPAAVVVLTRQSGGAPEDLVELFGLGGAEPVLLASHASTGTPQSTSSWRIAGGAVLREEHTQASGGRPVGTTRYSPLDDGTMSESWPGSGTVADQSG; this comes from the coding sequence ATGGTGCGGCTCCGGCGGGAGGACCCGCGCGTCGTCGGCCCCTACCGGCTGCAACGGCGGCTCGGCACGGGCGGCATGGGCGTGGTCTACCTCGGCTCGGACCGGCGCGGGCAGAAGGTCGCGCTGAAGCTGATCCGCGCCGAACTGGCGGAGGACCAGGAGTTCCGGACCCGCTTCGCCCGCGAGGTGGCGGCGGCGGCGCGGATCCGCGGCGGCTGCATCGCCCGGTTGGTGGCCTCCGACATCGACGCCGAGCGGCCCTGGCTGGCCACCTCCTACGTGCCCGGGCCCTCGCTGTACAAGCGCGTCGGCGACGAGGGGCCGCTGCCCTGGTCCGAGGTGGCCGCGATCGGCGCGGCGCTGGCCGACGGCCTGGTCCACGTCCACCAGGCGGGCGTGGTGCACCGGGACCTCAAGCCCTCGAACATCCTGCTCTCGCCCAAGGGCCCGAGGATCATCGACTTCGGCATCGCCTGGTCCACCGGCGCGAGCACGCTGACCCACGTCGGGACGGCCGTCGGCTCCCCCGGCTTCCTGGCCCCCGAGCAGGTCCGGGGCATCGCGGTGACCGGCGCCACGGACGTCTTCGCGCTGGGCACCACGCTGGCGTACGCGGCGACCGGGGACTCCCCCTTCGGCTCGGGCAGCTCCGAGGTGATGCTCTACCGGGTGGTCCACGAGGAGCCCGACCTCGGCGAGGTCCCCGGCGCGCTGACGCCGATCCTGCGGGCCTGCCTGGCCAAGGAGGCGGTGGACCGGCCGACCACCATCCAGCTGCGGGACCGGCTGCGGGAGCTGACGGCGCGGGGCGCGGCCATCGGCCGCAGCCAGCTGCCGCAGCCGCTGGCCCGGCAGAGCCGTCCGGCCCAGGCCGACCAGCCGCAGGCGGCGCGCGGACCGGCCGCCCGGCCGCCCGGCCGGCGGCCGGTCATGCCGCCGACGCTGCGCGAACCGGCGCCGCCGATGCCCACCTCGACCTCGGCCCCCACCGTCGTCGTCCGCAGCCCCGGCCAGGGGCACGGCAGCCCGGCCGGGTCGGGGCAGACGGCCCACGGGCCGTCGGGGCACGAGCGGACGGGGCACGGGCCGTCGGGGCACGAGCGGTCAGGGCACGGGTCGTCCGGGCACGGGTCGTCCGGGCACGGGCAGGCGCACGGGCAGGGCGCGGCGGAGTCGGCGGCCCGGCCGCAGGTGCCGCGCCCGGCCGCCCGGGAGGCGGCGACGCCGGTGGCGGCCCGGCGCACCCCGCCGCCCGGCCGTCAGGGCCGGTCGCCGTCGCGCCGACTGCTGCGGCAGCGGTTCTTCGTCTTCATCACGGTCACGCTGATCGTCGCGGTGGTCATCGCCGTGGCCCAGGGCTGCCAGGGCCGCAGCAGCCGGGGCTCCGGCCCGGCGGCGCCTGCGCCGTCCGTGCGGGTCTCCGGCGCCCCCGGCTCCTCCCCCGGTCCGCAGGGCACGCGCAGCGCCGGGGCCGTCCCGGGCACCGACGAGGTGAGCAGTGGGCCGGACGGCAGCCCCGGCGCGCAGCCGCCCGCCCAGGGCGCGGCCAGCCTGGTGGGCGCGGACACCGCGCAGACCCTGACCGCCGCCGGGTCGGTGCCCGCGGTGGACTGGGCCGACCGGCGCTTCCCCGACCCCAGCGACGGGTCCATGATCCTGCTGCAGGACGGCCGCTCGCTGGACGGCGGCTCGCCGGTCGCGCTGACCGCGGTGCTCCCGGCGCAGTTCCGGGGCGCACCGGCCGCCGTGGTGGTGCTCACCCGGCAGAGCGGGGGCGCTCCGGAGGACCTGGTGGAGCTGTTCGGCCTGGGCGGTGCAGAACCGGTTCTGCTGGCCTCGCACGCCTCCACCGGCACCCCCCAGTCGACCAGCAGCTGGCGCATCGCCGGGGGCGCGGTGCTGCGCGAGGAGCACACCCAGGCGTCGGGCGGCCGCCCGGTCGGCACCACCCGCTACTCACCGCTGGACGACGGGACGATGAGCGAGAGCTGGCCCGGCAGCGGCACCGTCGCGGACCAGTCCGGCTGA
- a CDS encoding chorismate-binding protein yields MHPLSPPAAMARFGGRVATGLLDVTDDPAALDSEGFWAVVAGFDGRLTCARFAELRADRPYAPADGWHGPARSAWRSSLDRAGYTAGVRRIREHIAAGEVYQVNLCRVLSAALPDPDRADVDALSTLLAHGNPAPYAGTVRLPGHGVEVATASPELFLSRRDGVVASGPIKGTARTEAELLEKDYAENVMIVDLVRNDLGRACAVGSVSVPDLCAVEKHPGLVHLVSTVEGRLRADAGWPALLDAAFPPGSVTGAPKSSALRVIDALETAARGPYCGAVGWVDADRGEAALAVGIRTFWLDRTDPGGPAVRFGTGAGITWGSDPEGEWEETELKASRLLAVASTPGG; encoded by the coding sequence ATGCACCCCCTTTCGCCGCCCGCTGCCATGGCCCGCTTCGGCGGGCGCGTCGCCACCGGACTGCTGGACGTCACCGACGACCCGGCCGCCCTGGACAGCGAGGGCTTCTGGGCCGTCGTCGCCGGCTTCGACGGCCGGCTCACCTGCGCCCGCTTCGCCGAGCTGCGCGCCGACCGGCCGTACGCCCCCGCCGACGGCTGGCACGGCCCGGCCCGGTCCGCCTGGCGCAGCTCGCTGGACCGGGCCGGGTACACCGCCGGGGTCCGCCGCATCCGCGAGCACATCGCCGCCGGCGAGGTCTACCAGGTCAACCTCTGCCGGGTGCTGTCCGCCGCGCTGCCCGACCCGGACCGCGCCGACGTGGACGCCCTCAGCACGCTGCTGGCGCACGGCAACCCCGCCCCCTACGCGGGCACGGTCCGGCTGCCCGGGCACGGGGTGGAGGTGGCCACCGCCTCGCCCGAGCTGTTCCTGAGCCGTCGGGACGGCGTCGTCGCCTCCGGCCCGATCAAGGGCACCGCCCGGACGGAGGCGGAGCTGCTGGAGAAGGACTACGCCGAGAACGTCATGATCGTCGACCTGGTCCGCAACGACCTCGGCCGGGCCTGCGCTGTCGGCAGCGTCAGCGTGCCCGACCTGTGCGCCGTCGAGAAGCACCCGGGCCTGGTCCACCTGGTGTCCACGGTCGAGGGCCGGCTGCGCGCCGACGCGGGCTGGCCCGCGCTGCTGGACGCCGCCTTTCCGCCGGGCTCGGTCACCGGCGCGCCCAAGTCCAGCGCGCTCCGGGTGATCGACGCCCTGGAGACCGCCGCCCGCGGCCCCTACTGCGGCGCGGTGGGCTGGGTGGACGCCGACCGCGGCGAGGCCGCGCTGGCCGTCGGCATCCGCACCTTCTGGCTGGACCGGACCGACCCCGGCGGGCCCGCGGTGCGCTTCGGCACCGGGGCCGGGATCACCTGGGGCTCCGACCCCGAGGGGGAGTGGGAGGAGACGGAACTCAAGGCATCCCGGCTGCTTGCGGTAGCGTCCACGCCAGGCGGCTGA
- a CDS encoding aminotransferase class IV, whose product MRIWVNGELLDSAEATVSALDHGLTVGDGVFETVKAVDSRPFALGRHLDRLERSARGLGLPAPDRELVRAACAEVLAADPVPLGRLRITYTGGLGPLGSERSGEGSTLVVALSASEPRPETAAVVTVPWTRNEHGALAGIKTTSYAENVIALARAQEHGASEAILANTAGRLCEGTGSNIFVVLDGQVLTPPLSSGCLAGITRALVLQWSDAQEADLPLSVLHDAEEVFLTGSLRDVQAVSRVDDRELPGAPGPVTARLMAVFAERSAADLEP is encoded by the coding sequence GTGCGGATCTGGGTCAACGGTGAACTGCTGGACTCGGCCGAGGCGACGGTGTCCGCCCTCGACCACGGCCTGACCGTCGGCGACGGCGTCTTCGAGACGGTCAAGGCCGTCGACAGCCGCCCCTTCGCACTCGGCCGCCACCTCGACCGGCTGGAGCGCTCCGCCCGCGGCCTGGGCCTGCCCGCGCCCGACCGCGAGCTGGTCCGCGCCGCCTGCGCCGAGGTGCTGGCCGCCGACCCGGTCCCGCTCGGACGGCTGCGGATCACCTACACCGGCGGCCTCGGCCCGCTGGGCTCCGAGCGCAGCGGCGAGGGCAGCACCCTGGTCGTCGCCCTCAGCGCGAGCGAGCCCCGCCCGGAGACCGCCGCCGTCGTCACCGTCCCGTGGACCCGCAACGAGCACGGCGCGCTCGCCGGGATCAAGACCACCTCGTACGCGGAGAACGTCATCGCCCTGGCCCGCGCCCAGGAGCACGGGGCGAGCGAGGCGATCCTGGCCAACACCGCCGGACGGCTGTGCGAGGGCACCGGCTCCAACATCTTCGTCGTCCTCGACGGGCAGGTGCTCACCCCGCCGCTGTCCTCCGGCTGCCTGGCCGGGATCACCCGCGCCCTGGTGCTGCAGTGGAGCGACGCGCAGGAGGCCGACCTGCCGCTGTCGGTCCTGCACGACGCCGAGGAGGTGTTCCTCACCGGTTCGCTGCGCGACGTCCAGGCGGTCTCCCGGGTGGACGACCGCGAGCTGCCCGGCGCGCCGGGACCGGTCACCGCCCGGCTGATGGCCGTCTTCGCCGAGCGCTCCGCAGCCGACCTGGAGCCCTGA
- a CDS encoding GNAT family N-acetyltransferase, producing the protein MTTTLRPLTPEQPTPDGGKGRLFAVCVNGRPVGRVTATVHGGPGPRVGAITALGIDPPDRGRGRGTIAALAAEEVLRGWGCARVDVEIAEQPGEDPDRVLRFAGALGYTARSRNMLKVLPDSLPQLPSGTHGRPMTAEEFPGWLAAESQDYAELQIRNGLSPEQARARSDADHRRVLPFGMASPNTLLRRLEAAGQAVGSVWLNTDVGRSPDRLQLGWVFDVRVDQAQRGRGYGRALMLLAERECLDVGLRRLGLNVFVDNAPADALYRSLGYRTFRHVLYKQL; encoded by the coding sequence ATGACGACCACGCTGCGCCCCCTGACACCGGAGCAGCCGACGCCGGACGGCGGCAAGGGCCGGCTGTTCGCCGTGTGCGTCAACGGCCGCCCGGTCGGCCGGGTCACCGCCACCGTGCACGGCGGCCCCGGCCCGCGGGTGGGCGCCATCACCGCGCTCGGCATCGACCCGCCCGACCGGGGGCGCGGCCGGGGCACCATCGCGGCCCTCGCCGCCGAGGAGGTGCTGCGCGGCTGGGGCTGCGCCCGGGTGGACGTCGAGATCGCCGAGCAGCCCGGCGAGGACCCGGACCGGGTGCTGCGCTTCGCCGGGGCCCTGGGCTACACCGCGCGGTCCAGGAACATGCTCAAGGTGCTCCCGGACAGCCTGCCGCAGCTGCCGTCCGGCACCCACGGCCGGCCGATGACCGCCGAGGAGTTCCCCGGGTGGCTGGCCGCCGAGTCCCAGGACTACGCCGAGCTGCAGATCCGCAACGGCCTCAGCCCCGAACAGGCCCGGGCCCGGTCGGACGCCGACCACCGGCGGGTGCTGCCCTTCGGCATGGCCAGCCCGAACACCCTGCTGCGCCGACTGGAGGCGGCCGGGCAGGCCGTCGGCAGCGTCTGGCTCAACACCGACGTCGGCCGCTCGCCGGACCGGCTCCAGCTCGGCTGGGTGTTCGACGTCCGGGTCGACCAGGCCCAGCGGGGCCGGGGGTACGGCCGGGCGCTGATGCTGCTCGCCGAGCGCGAGTGCCTGGACGTCGGCCTGCGCCGGCTGGGCCTGAACGTCTTCGTCGACAACGCCCCGGCCGACGCCCTGTACCGCTCGCTCGGCTACCGGACCTTCCGGCACGTCCTGTACAAGCAGCTCTAG
- a CDS encoding DsbA family protein: MSEGSLPRVEYWCELQCPDCATALDDVRALRAAYGDRLEIVLRHFPLERHQHAFAAAQAAEEAFEQGSGWPYVEAVLARTGELAGRGEELLLEVARELGLDAEEMDTALIDGRHILAVDADHAEGKALGVTGTPTYLVAGVRLDGGSSQQGLRERITELLGAP; the protein is encoded by the coding sequence ATGAGCGAAGGTTCCCTGCCCCGAGTCGAATACTGGTGCGAGCTGCAGTGCCCCGACTGCGCCACCGCGCTGGACGACGTCCGGGCGCTGCGCGCCGCGTACGGCGACCGGCTGGAGATCGTGCTGCGGCACTTCCCGCTGGAGCGGCACCAGCACGCGTTCGCCGCCGCCCAGGCCGCCGAGGAGGCGTTCGAGCAGGGCAGCGGGTGGCCGTACGTGGAAGCGGTGCTGGCCAGGACCGGGGAGCTGGCCGGGCGCGGCGAGGAGCTGCTGCTGGAGGTCGCCCGCGAGCTGGGCCTGGACGCCGAGGAGATGGACACGGCGCTGATCGACGGGCGGCACATCCTGGCCGTGGACGCCGACCACGCCGAGGGCAAGGCGCTGGGCGTGACCGGCACCCCGACCTACCTGGTCGCGGGCGTCCGGCTGGACGGCGGCAGCAGCCAGCAGGGGCTGCGGGAGCGGATCACGGAGCTGCTCGGCGCGCCGTGA
- a CDS encoding CGNR zinc finger domain-containing protein produces the protein MLITHDTEYALDTLVVLLNTAPEACGHEGLPDVAALRRFVVERDVSEVGELGGGDLEAVRRVRDEFHGVFRAQSPEAAAELVNALVARAGTTPRLTNHDGHGWHMHYFAPGAGLADHLAADAGMALAFIVVAGERERLRRCEAPDCSHVFVDLSRNRSRRYCDSRTCGNRLHVAAYRARQRTAADAADAAAPAGVTARGA, from the coding sequence GTGTTGATCACCCACGACACCGAGTACGCACTCGACACGCTCGTGGTACTGCTGAACACCGCCCCGGAGGCCTGCGGGCACGAGGGGCTGCCGGACGTGGCCGCACTGCGCCGCTTCGTCGTGGAGCGCGACGTCAGCGAGGTCGGCGAGCTCGGCGGTGGCGATCTGGAGGCCGTCCGGCGGGTCCGGGACGAGTTCCACGGGGTGTTCCGGGCGCAGTCGCCGGAGGCGGCGGCCGAGCTGGTCAACGCCCTGGTGGCGCGGGCCGGCACCACCCCCCGGCTGACCAACCACGACGGCCACGGCTGGCACATGCACTACTTCGCCCCCGGCGCGGGCCTCGCCGACCACCTGGCCGCCGACGCCGGGATGGCGCTGGCCTTCATCGTGGTGGCCGGGGAGCGCGAGCGGCTGCGCCGCTGCGAGGCGCCGGACTGCTCCCACGTCTTCGTCGACCTCTCCCGGAACCGCTCGCGGCGCTACTGCGACAGCCGCACCTGCGGCAACCGGCTGCACGTCGCCGCCTACCGGGCACGCCAGCGCACGGCGGCGGACGCGGCCGACGCCGCCGCCCCGGCCGGGGTCACAGCCCGCGGCGCCTGA
- a CDS encoding SsgA family sporulation/cell division regulator translates to MNTTVSCELHLRLIVSSESSLPVPAGLRYDTADPYAVHATFHTGADETVDWVFARDLLAEGLHRPTGTGDVRVWPSRSHGQGVVCIALSSPEGEALLEAPARALESFLKRTDAAVPPGTEHRHFDLDRELSHILAES, encoded by the coding sequence ATGAACACCACGGTCAGCTGCGAGCTGCACCTGCGCCTCATCGTGTCTAGCGAGTCTTCCTTGCCCGTCCCCGCGGGCCTGCGCTACGACACCGCCGACCCCTATGCCGTGCACGCCACCTTCCACACGGGCGCCGACGAAACCGTCGACTGGGTGTTCGCCCGTGACCTCCTCGCGGAGGGGCTGCATCGGCCGACCGGGACCGGTGACGTCCGTGTCTGGCCCTCCCGCAGCCACGGACAAGGCGTCGTCTGCATCGCCCTGAGCTCTCCGGAAGGAGAGGCCCTGCTGGAAGCCCCGGCGCGCGCGCTGGAGTCCTTCCTCAAGCGGACGGACGCCGCGGTGCCCCCCGGCACCGAGCACCGTCACTTCGATCTGGACCGGGAACTCTCGCACATCCTCGCGGAGAGCTGA